A stretch of DNA from Bacillota bacterium:
AGACCGCCGTGAAAACCATCACGAGAAGAGCGAAAGCCGCGAGCAGCATCGTCTCCTTGCTTATCACGATGGCGGTCAAACGCGCTTCGCGCTTGGGCACCAACCTGTCCTTTTCTTTACGCATCCGTCGGAGCCCTCCTCTCTTGCTGCCCTGCCCCTCCCTGTGGCTCTATCGGGCGCTGCTCTCCTGTGTGAGGGTGTATGTAGTACCGTCCCTCCAACAGCAGGCTTGACAGTGGAACGATGGAATAGCCCTGCTTTGCGAGTTCGGCCGCGATAGCGGGCAAAGCCTCCACCGTGTGAGCTCCTGTGACGTGGAACCTCACGATGGCCCCCTTGTGGATCTTGCCGACGACCCTGGCCTGGATATCCGCCGCAGGCGCGCCTCGCCAGTCAAGCGAGTCAATGCTCCATACGACGGTCTCGTATCCGAGGTCTCTGGCGGACTCGATGACCTTGTTGCTGTACTCACCGTACGGAGGACGGAAGATCATGGGCGCCCTGCCCGTCGCCTCCTCGATGGCCTTGTGGGCCTTCTCTAGCTCCCGTCTGAGCTCGGACGCGAGGAGTGAGTTCGGATGCACCACGGAATACGTGTAGTTCCCGAGGTCGTGGCCCTCGGAGACGATCTGGCGGGCGGTGAGAGGGTGGTCCGCGACCCACTTCCCTGACAGGAAGAATGTTGCCTTCACACCGTGTTCCTTGAGGACACCGAGGATCTCAGTGGTCCGATCCTTGCCGAAACCGCCTTCGAAAGTAAAGGCGACCTTGTTGTCCGCGGTCGCGACGAAGTACACAGGCACAAGCCTTCCTGAAACCGTGGCGATGACCGCTCTCGCCGCGCCGACGAGGGCGAGCTCCGCAGCGTGCACGAGGGCGATCAGCACGATGGCCGCGACGGCCAGACGCCGCCAGTTCCGCCCTATCACGACGAGCATGGGCCGCACTCCCTATGGACCGTGTTCCGCTTATACGTATGCGCGGCCGCCTCCTGGAATGCCTCAGACTGCGGAGCTCCTCGCCCGCGGGGCCCACGCGGGAACCCTCACCGGTCGAGTCGAACCGCGAGGCGACGGCGGAGACGGACCTGCGGCCGTCTCCGCGCTGCCTGGCCTGCCCCTGCCAGCGGCGAACCGGTGCATCCACGGCCTGCAGTTTACCTCGCGAAGTAGTGTCTTCCTATGACCGTCGTGACATTACGGGAGTAGATCCAGTAGGACGTGGTTCTCGCGGGATTGTAGAAGTAGAGGGCACCGTGGGTGGGATCCCACCCGGAGAGCGCGTCCTGCGCCGCGCGATAGGATTCCGGGTCCGGCGGCAGGCTTATCTGCCCGTCCATCACCGATGTGAAGGCCCAGGGTTCGTAGACCACCCCGGCTATCGTGTTGGGAAAGAGCGGACTCTTCACCCTGTTCATGACGACCGCGCCCACGGCGACCTTCCCTAGGTACGGCTCCCCTCTCGCCTCGCCAGCGATTACGTGAGCAAGAAGCTGGTAATCGGATGACGCAGCGCCCGCGACATCGCCCGACGGAACGAGAAGCTGCGCCGACGAGACGAATAGCACGGCCAGGATACAAACGAGCAAGAGTCTGGTCTTGCCGTGTCTCATGGCGTTACCTCCTTACCTGGTACTTTGTCGTGGCGCGCAGAGGCGCGCCGGGCGGGACCGGGCTTGCCAGCCCCGTCCATACGAACTTGTGAGCGTATAATAGCATACGGGCGCGGGAGGGGACAACCGGAAGATCGTGTCAAGGCAGATGTTGGACTAGTCCAGCCAGGCCCGCACGGC
This window harbors:
- a CDS encoding polysaccharide deacetylase family protein; its protein translation is MLVVIGRNWRRLAVAAIVLIALVHAAELALVGAARAVIATVSGRLVPVYFVATADNKVAFTFEGGFGKDRTTEILGVLKEHGVKATFFLSGKWVADHPLTARQIVSEGHDLGNYTYSVVHPNSLLASELRRELEKAHKAIEEATGRAPMIFRPPYGEYSNKVIESARDLGYETVVWSIDSLDWRGAPAADIQARVVGKIHKGAIVRFHVTGAHTVEALPAIAAELAKQGYSIVPLSSLLLEGRYYIHPHTGEQRPIEPQGGAGQQERRAPTDA